The Elaeis guineensis isolate ETL-2024a chromosome 11, EG11, whole genome shotgun sequence genomic interval ACCAAACATCTCTCATGTCCCTCCTTTTAATCCCGTTGGATATTTAAAGCTAAGATCGTTCATATGCAAGGTTGGCACTACCAGTACCTGGACCGTGCCAGTACAGTCCTCTAACAAAACATGGCATGTATGCTACATCATGCCAATCAGGTACAAGCACCAAAATATTTAATAAAGCAAGCATCAAAACACTGAGAATTCAAAAGACAAAAGTGGCCTTGAGGTACATCTCATCAGTGGCCTAAAACGAATCTTTACATCACAATAAGAGGAGACAATGGAGCCACTCGACCATCAACCACTCCAATAACAACAAATCCATCAAGCCATCAAACCTTTGCAACCTTGCTCATTGGTAAATACAGCTGATGGTATCGAATACCGTGGACAACAATAGCCAACATCAATAATAACAACAGCCAAGGATAAAGGACAGCAGAAATgagaaaaagggaagaaaaaaccTAGAAGCATTTCATCAAATAGGCAAGGTGTACTCAACAACCATCCTGTAGAACAATAACCACACCCCACCACCATGCACAAAGCATCCAGCCTAGACACCCAACTGAGCCGCGAACTGGACATGCCAAGCAAAGAAGACAGCATTACTTACCCTCCTCAAAATCCATGCCCGAAACGAAATTCCAATCAAACCTCATATCCCCTCCACATTGGGCCAAAAAAAAGGGATGCACGCAGGGCCAAGCGACCGCATGCCGCACAGCCACAACCTCCACAGTGATGTCATGGAAGAGAAGGCCCCTGAACACATGTAACTAGTGGGCCCCCAAACCCTAATCCGCTTGCTCCCATAAAGAGAAGCTACCAAATGAGAAAAAGGGCAGGGGTCAAGATGCCCGAGCCAATCAGCATTTGCTGGCAATACTGCCCCAAACTGGGTAGAACCGATTGATTCCACTAAATTCAACCAGGTCCGGCTATGGGACCAAATTGGAAGGTCATGTTGTCCTTGTTCCTCGCTAGGCCTGTACAGCATGAGGTGTTCCACCCATTTTGAGATGGTTCAACCAACCTTCACACTAGGCCTGTACAGCATGAGGTGTTCCACCCATTTTGAGATGGTTCAACCAACCTTCACACATGCACAACTCCAAATAACCATAATAGCATCAATGATCTTCTTGACTCAACAAAaaattggatacaaataaatacaATCCCAATAAAATTGAAATATGGTGGAAACAGCAGGAATGCAATTGCATAGTGTTATTTCAGCATTAAATGCAGATGAAAGTTAAAACAAAATCTCATACTTAGATTTCTTTTGGGGGGGCCTTATCTAGTGGATATATTTTCTGCTCATGATCATGTAGGAAAATTATGGCTGGCAAAAGATCAGGTCCATGTCGATTTTGGGTTGGACATCATATTGAGGTCGCACATGTTAGCCAAGCTTGGTTCAACTTGGAGAACAAATTTCAGAAGATTTTTTGGACAAGGACCTGACTTGGTTATAAACAAGTCAATCTGGAAGCGACCCACTTTGAAAAAATTGCTAGAAACTAAGTGGACCTACAAgttaaagaaagagaaatatcaaCCTTTGCTTGTCTCCTACCTGTTACTTTGCTCTGTTCCACCGATCCAAAGAGAGCCCAAACCAAATCCATCTCCCACGTTCCATGGAAAATATAGTAATATATTGAAAAAATCAAGTCTTGTCCCAACTATCTACCGTCAGCAaacctttttctcaaaaaaaaaaaaaaagctaaaatatcataaaatccaAGATGTTTAGGCATATACAATGAAACTAAGAAGGGTTCTATGGTATAGAGAGAAGGCCTGTAATTTGGAGGCAACCACCACGAGTTGGATTTCAAATGTTGTCATTCCACAAGCCAAGTTGAATCTTAGTGATGATGCTCACTCAAATGTCCCTTCTTTCTGCCATATCCAGGAGCATGCCTCCCCCTCTTTTTATTCTTCTCTCAATGACCATGGGAGGAAACCAGAGAGGAAGCATTAGGGATTCTTTGTGTGAGAGAAAAGCCAAAGAGGAAAGGAGTTTAGGAACTAGCTCAGTTGGTCATCTAAAAGATACCTCAAATCTCAAGTGAGGAGGCAATGTTAAGAGGTGGATGGAGCAAAGTCTAGTAATTTTTAACTTTCCTTCTCTTGCCCCATGTTGTCCGAGTCTATAGACCTGGAACCATTTTGAGCCATTATTTCTCAGGTTAGAATGGGTCAGACAGAGCATCAGACAAAAAATTGCAAATCCTGGGAAACTAAGATGTAAATGAATAAAATGCCAAAGATCAGCTACTTTCCCAGTGTGTCTTACTTTTGATTTTTGGAAATTGAAAATGGTCAATGAAGAATGTCAGAGTCCTAAGGTTCAAAGAACTAACATCAGGAAGATATATAATATAATGGAACCATCATAAGGTGATCAACAAACTAGGATGAAAGTATTTGAATGCACTAGGGACTAGAAAGCTTCATAACTACTTAAAATGAACTTTCAAACACATGGAGTTCAAAATAAGTACATATTCATGGTACAAAATACCAATATACTTTATAAACCTATATGTGAGCACTAACCTCAGCCTAAAAAAGTTACACAAAAGAGCCTAGGGTTTACAAAATACTCAAACTTTTCTTGGCtccatttattttctatttttcaatttttgtgAACTTTTGCTCATTCTTATGATTGAAATCTGACATTTGGGACATAACTAGTGAAACCATTGATACTGCAAAGACTGTAAATTCACAAGCCCAATcaaaaccaaaaagaaaaaaagatttttcaagcatttaaTTGTCATAAATAGGATTAAAATGTTGGGAGGGAAAACAGCAATAGGAATTGTGGATTTCCACCACATGTACAATATGTCATGATATAATTTTCTAAGGGTTCGGGTTGTATTTTTCAcgcaaaagaatgattgatcttctttttcaacATCAACCCTTGGGTTGCGCTTTGCACAGATTTCCAAGCATGATGTCAGCTTCATGATCTGTGCTGCAGATGGATAATAGCGGTTCGTCATGCTTTGAAGGCTGTGCAaagcatgatccaatggttgacatcatgatagaagatcaatcattctttcgtgcAAAAGATATAAGCTGAACCCAATTTTCTAAACACTTTAATAGACGATTTGCATGATATAGAAACATTAGAGATGCATAAACTACTTCCATATTTAGTCAGCAATGGCAGGAAAGGAAACATACTGTCAGATTATGTCTTTTATCATCAACTACAGGTACTGAGCTACTGTTTGGCTCTGCCATAGTTGCATCATGGGAGCTTGAAGCCTGTTCCCCTCCTTTTTCTTGTTTGGCAGCCTCCTCTGCAGCCTTTTTAGCAGCAGCTTCTTGCCTTGCCCTCTCCTCTTCCATCGAAACCCTAAGTGCAAGAGCCAACTCCGGATCTATGTTAGGATCCACTCCAAAATCAAATCCAGACATGCCACCAGCTGCAGCCGCTGCAGCGGCAGCAGCAAAACCACTTCCTCCGTCCCCATCTCCTGTAAATATTGGTGTGCTGtaaaacaataaataaatcagatAACCTGGTCATGATTCGTGGATCTTAAGTTGTATCATGGACTTTTGGAAATTTTAGTTACCTTATAAGCACATCAGAAAGAGCATTTGGCCCAGGTGGGACATGAACTATGTGACTGCTGTCATTATTGTTTACAGCAGCAAGAAgggcctccagtttttcaggttTGCCATCATCAGATTCTccaaaatcaacaatatcaagaGAAACACTGTTCTTCTTCAACTTTCTTCCAATTGCCTCCAATATCTTCTTATCATATTTAATCGGACTAATACATGAAATGGTTGACAAGAAAAATCATAAATCTATAGAATAATGCAAGTGCAAAAACACATCTTGACCACACTGTACCTTCCAGCAAATACTATGATTCTTTGTTGCTGCTTCTTATTTTGGCGGTGTTTAAGAGCCAACTGAGCAACCTGGATCCCAGCGGTCAAGTTCATCTCACCACCAATTTCCAACCCTGCATACAGAAAGCAATCAATGTTCCATGCCATGACATATGAAAAGTTATTCAAATAATATAACAAGAAGATGAATCTGTGCTTATACCAAGTAGAGCTTCAGCTATTCTGCCTGGTATGTTTTATGCTATAGATCTCAAGTTTCAACCCAGAACAAAAAACAGATAATAATTGTTAGCATGTATATCTCTCAATATCTCTTCAGTTGTGTTTTTCTGAaagaaatctaataaaaattttaagagcaAGGCAAATAACCAATTGATTTTCAAGATGAACTTCAAAGAATTAAAGGCATCGGTGAACCGACATTGTAAAAATGAAAATTTTAGAAAACACTCTCAGATGAGAAATAGACCTTTTACATAGAAAGGGACAAATATAGACATTAGCGTATATATGCAAATAGAACATGTGATTTGGTCATCATCAATAATACATGGGTGGAAATGTTGACATTAGTTGATTATTCTAAATAGGAAACAAACCCAAAAGCTGATTACATAACCTCCAATCCATGGATGCTCTAATATGAGGATCATGGATGACTATAGCTATGGCCCTAAGGTATAAATTGTAACATCATGGATTCAACAATTTAAATTGTAAACATCATGATGAGGAAGAAAGGAATGTTAATCAAGTATTCTTGCCTACATCTTTAGCAGAATGAACGTATGAGGAAAAAAAGATATTCTAATgattaaaaagaaaatgaaatttaTCATGCCATAATATAGCCCATGAGGCCATAACCATAACATTACGCCAACAGTTACCATAAACATTATCATATAACAGCCAGCTTATGTATAATGATTACATAGATGTCTAAAGCCATGATGTTCAAAAAAGTCAGGACGACTTTGCATGAGCACACAAAATTCCAGCCTccatagattaagataaaagctTTAGGTAATCTATAATATGTGGAAGAATTTTAACATGTTCACcttatttttctttagttttcaTCAGTAAAATAATCATTATATGTAGTACTGGAGTGTTCCATAAAATCTGTCCATTTTCCTTCTTTTATTTCGAGTGTTCCAAGACTTCTTATCAAGAACCACTGGAAACTGGAAACTTTAAAAGAAAAGCAATCATCATCAAACGAATAAAAAGAACAGTGCAGGTATATATGtcctataaaataattattatgaaGAAACTGGGGTTCGTTTGAAACAGAAAGTTTATCACAAACAAAAAGATACCACGCTAAAAAAGAATAAATTTTGTAAAGAACAATCCTACCATGCATGCAAGCAAGGATCTTTCCAAGATCACTGGTAGGCGTGACCAGAACACGGACCCCCTTGCCTGCCATCGTCAGCACGCCCACTGTATTCTCCGGATTAGACTGTAAGAATGGACATATATAATACATAAGAAAAATAAGGTATAGAATCTAAAACCCTAATGGCAGaccaatcaaagaaaaaaaaaagaaaaaagatataaagataaagGCGAGAGCAAGGGAAAGATGAGTAATTACCTGCGTTTTAGCTCCGCATATGAGATTGACGGCATCGGCTTGGGCTTGGAATCGGGTGGGTGGGTAGTCCCCATTCCGCATCCACTCCGAATTATCGATACAGATCATTGTGGCCTGGGAGAAACAAGAAAAGCAACGACTAGGTTTCAGCGAAACCCTAAAGATCCAAAGAAATCATGCACACGAAGAGGAATGGAAGGGAATaagaaggaaggaaaaaggaAATGACCCAAAGGGAGAGATGTGACCTCGAGAACCATGGCGACGAGGCGAGATGGAGATCGAAGAGGTCGCGATAGGGGAAGGAGAAGAGGTCGGAAGGGAGGTCCCCAAAATTCTTGCTTGCGACTTGAACAATCGAGGTAGTACGGCGGTACTAATTGGAGCGCGAAGTAGATCAGATGTCTAATCTGCCGCACCTTTACTTTGGTGAAGACAAATAAAAATACGACGCGTGGCTTAAAGTTTATTTTTGTACGCGGCGTCGCATGCTGCGATCCAAACCATACGCACCGGGTACGGGTTTGCCCGCACCCTCCCACCACGCTCGGACTACCTAACCATGGGAAGGGAGGTCGGACGCAcgttatattatttaattattttctatcaaaaaaagaaaTATGTGATCGTGAGTAATGTTACGAGTCTAAACCtggtatttattaaaaaaaaaaaaaaagacaggaaTGGATTGATGTGATTCACCATCGTTTATTTATGCCAGAAATAAGTTCTTTTGATCTTAAAATCCTCAAACGTAGCTTGATGTATTGGCATTTGGGGAACACATTTGATTTGACTGACGTCCAAAGAGGGAGGGGAGGGTGGGGGCTGAAGTTTATAAGTGATGAATGAAGAACAAACTCGTTCCAATCCAACATGGCATTTGACTTTGTGACCATGAACGGCACGACCAAATTGCATCACCCGCATCTACGTGTGCACATCTCTTAATAAGAACAGTACTGATTGATTAGAATGCCCTGAACTGCAGTGACCGTTGGTTTGAAACCCCTTCCAACAGCCGAACCATTTTGTAGGACGTAGGTGAAGCATTTTTGATTAAACAGGCCACAAAGGAATATCAGAAATTCCTTTGTAACTTTGTTGCATGCAAGATTCTCCTGTGAATAAAAGTGAACTAAACTTGGAATCTAAGAATATGCATATGACGATGGTGGAACATGGAATGGAAGCAGAAAACTTGAACAAAATATACCACATTGGAAGCGCGCAAAACACAAACAACCCGTCACAACAACAAGAGACTCCATGACACTGACCCGCGAAGGCTGTTGGTTCCCGGATAAAGAA includes:
- the LOC105053754 gene encoding 26S proteasome non-ATPase regulatory subunit 4 homolog isoform X1, producing MVLEATMICIDNSEWMRNGDYPPTRFQAQADAVNLICGAKTQSNPENTVGVLTMAGKGVRVLVTPTSDLGKILACMHGLEIGGEMNLTAGIQVAQLALKHRQNKKQQQRIIVFAGSPIKYDKKILEAIGRKLKKNSVSLDIVDFGESDDGKPEKLEALLAAVNNNDSSHIVHVPPGPNALSDVLISTPIFTGDGDGGSGFAAAAAAAAAGGMSGFDFGVDPNIDPELALALRVSMEEERARQEAAAKKAAEEAAKQEKGGEQASSSHDATMAEPNSSSVPVVDDKRHNLTDDEAALLEQALAMSMDDPKSTNVAVADTDMSEATADDRELALALQMSVQDNEKDLQSQSEMSKVLEDQSFVSSILNSLPGVDPNDPSVKDLLASLQGQSESQKKQNEDKPENEGDE
- the LOC105053754 gene encoding 26S proteasome non-ATPase regulatory subunit 4 homolog isoform X2 encodes the protein MICIDNSEWMRNGDYPPTRFQAQADAVNLICGAKTQSNPENTVGVLTMAGKGVRVLVTPTSDLGKILACMHGLEIGGEMNLTAGIQVAQLALKHRQNKKQQQRIIVFAGSPIKYDKKILEAIGRKLKKNSVSLDIVDFGESDDGKPEKLEALLAAVNNNDSSHIVHVPPGPNALSDVLISTPIFTGDGDGGSGFAAAAAAAAAGGMSGFDFGVDPNIDPELALALRVSMEEERARQEAAAKKAAEEAAKQEKGGEQASSSHDATMAEPNSSSVPVVDDKRHNLTDDEAALLEQALAMSMDDPKSTNVAVADTDMSEATADDRELALALQMSVQDNEKDLQSQSEMSKVLEDQSFVSSILNSLPGVDPNDPSVKDLLASLQGQSESQKKQNEDKPENEGDE